Proteins co-encoded in one Corynebacterium tuberculostearicum genomic window:
- a CDS encoding phosphoglycerate kinase yields MAFQTLDDLLKEGVESRHVLVRSDFNVPLDEEGNITDPGRINASLPTIKALVEGGAKVILSAHLGRPKGEVNAKYSLAPVAEALSEALGQYVALAGDVTGEDAHERANGLNDGDVMLVENVRFDPRETSKDEAERGQFADELVALAADNGAFVSDGFGVVHRAQASVYDVAKLLPAYAGKLVEKELSVLSTVGKEPEHPYVVVLGGAKVSDKLGVIEALAGRADRVIIGGGMCYTLLAAKGYNVQESLLQEDQIDNCKDLLERFGDKLVLPVDLTAASKFAADAETQVVELDSIPEGWMSLDIGPKSVEKFAEVLASSKTVFWNGPMGVFEMEAFSKGTAGVAQAIIDATAKNGSFSVVGGGDSAASVRMLGLDEDGFSHISTGGGASLEYLEGKELPGVSVLEA; encoded by the coding sequence ATGGCTTTCCAGACTCTTGACGACCTCCTCAAGGAGGGCGTCGAATCCCGCCACGTCCTTGTTCGCTCTGACTTCAATGTTCCACTCGATGAAGAGGGAAATATTACCGATCCGGGACGCATCAACGCTTCTCTTCCGACCATCAAGGCACTGGTAGAAGGCGGCGCAAAGGTCATTCTTTCCGCACACCTGGGTCGCCCAAAGGGTGAGGTGAACGCTAAGTATTCCTTGGCCCCAGTAGCAGAGGCGCTGTCTGAGGCACTTGGCCAGTACGTCGCCTTGGCCGGCGATGTCACCGGGGAAGACGCTCATGAGCGTGCGAACGGCCTCAACGACGGCGACGTGATGTTGGTAGAAAACGTCCGCTTCGATCCTCGTGAAACCTCCAAGGACGAGGCGGAGCGCGGCCAGTTCGCTGACGAGCTCGTTGCTCTGGCAGCCGATAACGGCGCTTTTGTCTCTGATGGCTTTGGTGTTGTTCACCGTGCGCAGGCATCTGTGTATGACGTCGCTAAGCTCCTGCCGGCTTACGCAGGCAAGTTGGTAGAAAAGGAGCTTTCGGTTCTTTCCACCGTGGGCAAGGAGCCGGAGCACCCGTACGTCGTAGTACTCGGCGGCGCTAAGGTCTCGGATAAGCTCGGCGTGATTGAGGCGCTGGCAGGCAGGGCAGACAGGGTCATCATTGGTGGCGGCATGTGCTATACCCTGCTGGCTGCTAAGGGCTATAACGTCCAAGAGTCCTTGCTGCAGGAAGACCAGATCGATAACTGCAAGGACCTCCTCGAGCGCTTCGGTGACAAGCTGGTCCTCCCGGTTGATCTCACAGCCGCAAGCAAGTTCGCAGCAGATGCAGAGACCCAAGTGGTCGAACTCGATAGCATCCCTGAGGGCTGGATGTCCCTAGATATTGGACCTAAGTCCGTGGAGAAGTTCGCAGAGGTTCTCGCCTCTTCCAAGACCGTGTTCTGGAACGGCCCAATGGGTGTCTTCGAAATGGAGGCCTTCTCCAAGGGCACCGCTGGTGTAGCGCAGGCCATTATCGACGCCACTGCAAAGAACGGTTCCTTCTCTGTCGTCGGCGGCGGCGACTCCGCTGCCTCGGTGCGCATGCTCGGCCTAGACGAGGATGGCTTTAGCCACATCTCCACCGGAGGTGGTGCCTCCCTCGAGTACCTAGAGGGCAAGGAACTACCGGGCGTTTCTGTTTTGGAAGCCTAA
- the tkt gene encoding transketolase, giving the protein MVERRYPADWSEIDTRAVDTVRVLAADAVQECGSGHPGTAMSLAPLAYTLYQRVINHDPADVHWAGRDRFVLSVGHSSLTQYIQLYLGGFGLEMDDLEQLRTWGSRTPGHPEVHHTDGVEITTGPLGQGLASSVGMAMAARKERGLFDPEAPAGESPFDHYVYTIASDGDLQEGVTAEASSLAGTQKLGNLIVFWDDNRISIEDDTNIAFNEDVVARYEAYGWHVQTVESGEDVVAIEEAVKAAQAETERPSFIRVKTVIGYPAPNKMNTGGVHGAALGDDEVAATKEVLGFDPERSFHIDDEVIAHTRKLRERGAEKHAAWQKKFDEWAAANPENKALFDRMLARELPQDFDAELPVWEPGESLATRKASEATIQALAASLPEMWGGSADLAGSNNTVIKGADSFGPTAITTDMWSAQPYGRNLHFGIREHAMSAIMNGIALHGNTRVYGGTFLIFSEYQYPAVRLGSLMSTDTYYVWTHDSIGLGEDGPTHQPVETLSALRAIPNLSVIRPADANETAQAWAAALEYKAAPKGLALSRQGLPVLEGTKEKAHDGVRRGAYVLVEESKETPDVILLATGSEVQLAVAAAKELEAAGTATRVVSAPCLEWFDEQDDAYRESVLPSEVQARVSIEAGIAMPWHKYTGSFGRTISIEHYGASAPAGELFEKFGFTSTAVVEAAQESLAASQK; this is encoded by the coding sequence ATGGTTGAGCGCCGTTACCCGGCGGATTGGTCGGAGATTGACACCCGCGCCGTCGACACCGTGCGAGTACTAGCCGCAGATGCTGTACAAGAATGCGGTTCCGGCCACCCGGGCACCGCAATGTCCCTCGCTCCCCTCGCATACACCTTGTATCAGCGCGTCATTAACCATGATCCCGCCGATGTGCACTGGGCCGGCCGCGACCGCTTCGTTCTATCGGTTGGTCACTCTTCGCTCACCCAGTACATCCAGCTCTACCTGGGCGGCTTTGGCTTGGAGATGGACGATCTCGAGCAGCTGCGCACGTGGGGATCGCGCACGCCTGGCCACCCTGAGGTGCACCACACCGATGGCGTGGAAATCACCACTGGCCCCCTTGGCCAAGGCCTTGCTTCCTCCGTTGGCATGGCCATGGCGGCACGAAAAGAGCGCGGCCTTTTCGATCCAGAGGCACCGGCCGGCGAGTCTCCCTTCGACCACTACGTCTACACCATTGCTTCCGATGGTGACCTGCAGGAGGGCGTTACCGCTGAGGCTTCTTCCCTGGCGGGTACGCAAAAGCTGGGAAACTTGATTGTCTTCTGGGACGATAACCGCATCTCTATTGAGGACGATACGAATATTGCTTTCAATGAAGACGTGGTCGCCCGCTACGAGGCCTACGGCTGGCACGTCCAAACGGTCGAATCCGGCGAAGACGTCGTAGCCATTGAGGAGGCCGTCAAGGCAGCCCAGGCAGAGACCGAGCGCCCGTCCTTCATCCGCGTGAAGACCGTCATTGGCTACCCGGCCCCGAATAAGATGAATACCGGCGGCGTTCATGGCGCTGCACTGGGCGATGACGAGGTAGCTGCCACCAAGGAGGTCTTAGGCTTCGATCCGGAACGCAGCTTCCACATCGACGACGAGGTTATCGCGCACACCCGCAAGCTGCGCGAGCGCGGCGCCGAGAAGCACGCCGCGTGGCAGAAGAAGTTCGACGAATGGGCTGCAGCTAATCCAGAGAATAAGGCACTCTTTGACCGCATGCTAGCGCGCGAATTGCCGCAAGATTTTGACGCTGAATTGCCGGTGTGGGAACCGGGTGAATCTTTAGCCACCCGCAAGGCTTCTGAGGCCACCATCCAAGCATTGGCCGCTTCCCTTCCTGAGATGTGGGGTGGCTCTGCTGACCTTGCTGGCTCCAATAACACCGTGATTAAGGGCGCGGACTCCTTCGGCCCCACGGCCATTACCACCGATATGTGGTCGGCTCAGCCGTATGGCCGCAACCTCCACTTTGGCATTCGCGAGCACGCGATGTCTGCGATCATGAACGGTATTGCTCTGCACGGCAATACCCGCGTTTACGGCGGCACCTTCCTTATTTTCTCCGAGTACCAGTACCCGGCTGTCCGCCTGGGCTCGTTAATGTCTACCGATACCTACTATGTCTGGACCCACGACTCCATCGGCCTAGGCGAGGATGGCCCAACCCACCAGCCGGTAGAAACCCTTTCTGCCCTTCGCGCTATCCCGAACCTGTCCGTTATTCGCCCGGCCGATGCCAACGAAACCGCACAGGCTTGGGCCGCAGCTCTCGAGTACAAGGCCGCACCAAAGGGCCTGGCGCTGAGCCGCCAGGGACTACCGGTACTGGAAGGCACCAAGGAAAAGGCTCATGATGGCGTGCGCCGCGGCGCTTATGTTCTGGTGGAAGAGTCCAAGGAAACGCCGGACGTGATCCTCCTCGCTACCGGCTCTGAGGTGCAGCTTGCCGTCGCCGCTGCTAAGGAACTCGAGGCCGCCGGAACAGCCACCCGCGTTGTCTCCGCACCGTGCCTTGAGTGGTTTGATGAACAGGATGACGCATACCGCGAGTCCGTGCTGCCTAGCGAAGTGCAGGCCCGCGTCTCCATCGAAGCCGGCATCGCTATGCCGTGGCACAAGTACACCGGTTCTTTCGGCCGGACCATTTCCATCGAGCACTACGGCGCCTCTGCTCCTGCGGGCGAACTCTTTGAGAAATTTGGCTTCACCAGTACAGCGGTTGTTGAAGCGGCGCAGGAATCGCTGGCTGCCTCGCAGAAGTAA
- a CDS encoding heme o synthase: METIKAYFALTKPRIIELLLVAAIPAMLQAQRGVEAVSDNIWLIVSTIFGGWMGAAAAHTFNNVVDYELDQKMQRTRARPLVRAKITKRNAAIFAWVMLIMSVLWLGVLAHSWLAAFFVILTNFFYVFVYTKFLKMRNAQNIVWGGLAGCMPAMVGWAVIRDNAPAGEPDRWWQAIVLFLIIFFWTPPHTWALAMKYKEDYRKAGVPMLPVVADEKEVTRQIVWYTVGTVIVTLLIVPAASWIYLVAALASGAVFLWMAIRLHKGVNNGARVKPMRLFIYSNNYLSVLFIGLSIDAVLGWEPLGRMLGWSATLF, translated from the coding sequence TTGGAGACCATCAAGGCCTATTTTGCGCTAACGAAACCGAGGATCATTGAACTCCTCCTCGTGGCCGCAATCCCGGCGATGCTCCAAGCGCAACGCGGCGTGGAGGCCGTTTCAGACAATATCTGGCTTATCGTGTCGACTATTTTCGGCGGTTGGATGGGCGCTGCTGCCGCCCACACGTTTAATAACGTCGTGGACTACGAGCTGGATCAAAAAATGCAGCGCACGAGAGCCCGCCCGTTGGTAAGGGCCAAGATTACTAAGCGAAACGCAGCAATTTTCGCCTGGGTAATGCTCATCATGTCCGTGCTGTGGTTGGGTGTCCTAGCTCATTCCTGGCTGGCGGCCTTCTTCGTGATTTTGACGAACTTTTTCTATGTCTTCGTCTACACCAAGTTTTTGAAGATGCGCAATGCTCAAAATATCGTCTGGGGCGGCTTGGCCGGCTGCATGCCGGCGATGGTCGGCTGGGCGGTTATCCGGGATAACGCTCCTGCTGGAGAGCCTGACCGCTGGTGGCAGGCAATCGTGCTCTTCCTCATCATCTTCTTCTGGACTCCGCCACACACGTGGGCGCTGGCCATGAAGTACAAGGAAGACTACCGCAAGGCCGGCGTGCCGATGCTGCCCGTAGTGGCTGATGAGAAGGAAGTCACTCGACAGATCGTGTGGTATACCGTGGGCACGGTTATCGTAACCCTACTTATCGTCCCCGCTGCATCGTGGATTTACTTGGTCGCAGCTCTTGCCTCCGGCGCGGTATTCCTGTGGATGGCTATACGCCTGCACAAAGGAGTCAACAACGGTGCCAGGGTTAAGCCGATGCGCCTGTTCATTTACTCTAATAACTATCTGTCGGTGCTCTTTATCGGGTTGTCCATCGATGCAGTATTGGGTTGGGAGCCACTAGGCAGGATGCTTGGCTGGTCGGCCACGTTATTCTAA
- a CDS encoding glucose-6-phosphate dehydrogenase assembly protein OpcA yields MIIPLPNTTTREISKKLVEAQEHYTLTTGRVLTLIVAAREDEDLENILASVRDASHEHPSRVLVVVTGDRQAETHLDAQLRVGGEAGASEMVIMKLHGALVDQDEAVVTPLLLPDTPLVAWWPTLCPPDPATSSVGKLAQRRITNVAFDGRVSGEALRTLSAGYTPGDSDMSWAAITLWRGVVASALDRHPHEPVTSVEVAGPAGHPAPDFAAGWLLDRLAVPVHRTVTESEEHHFPVAHLRFNRETSHVDVDVVDERTVRVCVPGSPDSLVSLNNRSQTEVLSEELRHLDADKTYAQALRALAQVDYSNQ; encoded by the coding sequence ATGATTATTCCATTGCCCAATACCACTACGCGTGAAATCTCCAAGAAGCTGGTGGAGGCGCAAGAACACTACACCCTAACTACCGGCCGAGTGCTCACCCTCATTGTCGCGGCACGCGAGGACGAGGACCTCGAAAATATCCTTGCCTCCGTGCGCGATGCTTCCCACGAGCATCCATCGCGCGTATTAGTCGTCGTAACCGGTGACCGGCAAGCAGAAACCCATCTCGATGCCCAGCTGCGCGTGGGCGGTGAAGCGGGCGCTTCTGAGATGGTTATCATGAAGCTTCACGGTGCCTTGGTAGACCAAGACGAAGCCGTTGTCACACCGCTACTCCTTCCCGATACCCCATTGGTTGCTTGGTGGCCCACCTTATGCCCACCCGATCCAGCCACCAGCTCAGTAGGAAAGCTGGCTCAACGTCGCATCACTAACGTGGCTTTTGATGGCCGTGTTTCTGGTGAAGCTCTGCGAACCTTGTCAGCCGGATATACCCCAGGTGATTCCGATATGTCGTGGGCTGCCATCACTTTGTGGCGTGGTGTCGTCGCCTCGGCTTTAGACCGCCATCCACACGAACCCGTAACCTCAGTCGAGGTTGCAGGCCCCGCCGGCCATCCAGCGCCCGACTTTGCAGCGGGCTGGTTGCTCGATCGCTTAGCAGTTCCGGTCCACCGCACAGTTACAGAATCGGAAGAACACCACTTCCCCGTGGCTCACCTGCGTTTTAATCGGGAAACTAGCCACGTCGATGTCGACGTCGTTGATGAGCGGACGGTGCGTGTCTGCGTTCCAGGCTCCCCGGATTCCCTAGTCAGCCTGAACAATCGTTCTCAAACTGAAGTGCTCTCTGAAGAACTGCGTCATCTGGACGCCGATAAAACCTACGCCCAAGCGCTCCGCGCCCTCGCCCAAGTAGACTACAGTAATCAGTAA
- the tpiA gene encoding triose-phosphate isomerase has protein sequence MARTPLIAGNWKMNLDHVEAIGSVQKFAFSLPKDYYEKVDVAYMVPFTDIRTIQTLVEGDKLQITYGAQDISKHESGAFTGEVSGQMLAKLGCSWVVVGHSERRQYHGETDNLVAEKAAAALDNDISPIVCVGEPLTVRESGTHVDYVVNQTRNSLAGLSSEQLAKTVIAYEPVWAIGTGKVASADDAQEVCAAIRELVKELAGDEVAEGIRILYGGSVKVDSVAEIVSKPDVDGGLIGGASLVGEEFANLAANAANALN, from the coding sequence ATGGCACGTACCCCACTTATTGCAGGTAACTGGAAGATGAACCTCGACCACGTTGAGGCCATCGGCTCTGTTCAGAAGTTCGCCTTTTCTCTGCCAAAGGATTACTACGAGAAGGTTGACGTGGCCTACATGGTCCCGTTTACCGATATTCGCACCATTCAGACGCTGGTAGAGGGCGATAAGCTGCAGATCACCTACGGAGCGCAAGACATCTCCAAGCACGAGTCAGGTGCTTTCACCGGTGAGGTATCCGGTCAGATGCTGGCTAAGCTTGGCTGCAGCTGGGTTGTAGTAGGCCACTCGGAGCGCCGTCAGTACCACGGCGAGACCGATAATCTCGTTGCGGAAAAGGCCGCGGCAGCTTTGGACAACGATATAAGCCCGATTGTATGCGTGGGCGAGCCACTGACCGTGCGTGAGTCCGGTACCCATGTGGACTACGTGGTCAACCAGACCCGCAACTCCCTGGCTGGTCTCAGCTCGGAGCAGCTTGCCAAGACCGTCATCGCTTATGAGCCGGTCTGGGCCATTGGCACCGGCAAGGTAGCCTCCGCAGACGACGCGCAAGAAGTTTGCGCCGCTATCCGCGAGCTCGTCAAGGAGCTGGCCGGCGATGAAGTTGCGGAAGGCATCCGCATTCTCTATGGCGGTTCCGTCAAGGTTGATTCTGTAGCGGAGATCGTCAGCAAGCCGGACGTTGATGGCGGCCTCATCGGCGGCGCTTCCTTGGTCGGCGAAGAGTTTGCCAATCTGGCTGCTAATGCAGCAAACGCACTGAACTAA
- the tal gene encoding transaldolase: MNHISELGQLGTSTWLDDLSRERLVSGNLKEIISAKSIVGVTTNPAIFAAAMTNGTAYDAELSTLKETKATADEAVYALAIEDVKNACDLFADIYSSTNGADGRVSIEVDPRISDDATATLEQARELWSKVDRPNVMIKIPATTGSLPAIEDALAEGISVNVTLIFSVDRYRDVIEAFRTGLKRAAETGKDVSTIHSVASFFVSRLDTEVDKRLEAIGSEIALALRGKAGVANAQRAYALFQDALLNDADLPEGAHLQRPLWASTGVKNPEYPATLYVSELAGPHTVNTMPEKTIDAVLSEGNLHGDALSDSREAAESVFAQLEEVGIDFDDVFAVLEREGVDKFVAAWEELLASIKERLA; encoded by the coding sequence ATGAACCACATTTCCGAACTTGGCCAGCTGGGAACCTCAACCTGGCTCGATGACCTTTCTCGCGAGCGCCTAGTTTCGGGCAATCTCAAGGAGATAATTTCCGCTAAGTCCATCGTGGGAGTTACCACCAACCCGGCAATTTTCGCCGCGGCGATGACCAACGGCACCGCCTACGATGCCGAGCTTTCCACGTTGAAGGAGACCAAGGCCACCGCCGATGAAGCGGTGTACGCATTGGCCATCGAGGACGTCAAGAATGCCTGCGACCTCTTTGCGGATATCTACTCCTCTACTAACGGTGCAGATGGCCGCGTGTCCATCGAGGTCGACCCACGCATTTCTGATGATGCTACTGCCACCCTTGAACAAGCGCGTGAGTTGTGGTCCAAGGTTGATCGTCCCAACGTGATGATCAAGATTCCGGCCACCACCGGTTCCCTTCCGGCCATCGAAGATGCCTTGGCGGAGGGAATCAGCGTCAACGTCACTCTTATTTTCTCCGTGGATCGCTACCGCGATGTCATTGAGGCTTTCCGTACCGGTCTCAAGCGTGCCGCCGAGACAGGCAAGGACGTCTCCACCATTCACTCCGTGGCTTCCTTCTTTGTTTCCCGGTTGGATACCGAAGTGGATAAGCGCTTGGAAGCTATTGGCAGCGAGATTGCTCTGGCGCTGCGCGGTAAGGCGGGCGTCGCCAATGCACAGCGCGCCTATGCTCTCTTCCAGGACGCCTTGCTTAACGACGCCGACTTGCCCGAAGGCGCCCACCTCCAGCGTCCACTGTGGGCTTCTACCGGTGTAAAGAATCCGGAGTACCCAGCCACCTTGTACGTATCGGAGCTGGCTGGCCCGCACACGGTCAACACCATGCCGGAAAAGACCATCGATGCGGTTCTCTCCGAGGGCAACCTCCACGGCGACGCCCTGTCTGATAGCCGCGAGGCTGCAGAAAGCGTCTTTGCCCAGCTAGAAGAGGTCGGCATTGATTTCGATGATGTCTTTGCAGTGCTGGAGCGCGAGGGCGTTGATAAGTTTGTCGCCGCATGGGAGGAACTGCTTGCTTCCATCAAGGAGCGACTCGCGTAA
- the secG gene encoding preprotein translocase subunit SecG codes for MVLALEIILVIAAILMSIFVLLHKGKGGGLSSLFGGGVQSNLSGSTVVEKNLDRYTVVMVIIWLACIVGLNLIQAYA; via the coding sequence ATGGTCTTGGCACTGGAAATCATCTTGGTCATCGCAGCTATTTTGATGTCCATCTTCGTGCTATTGCACAAGGGCAAGGGTGGCGGCTTGTCCAGCCTCTTTGGTGGCGGTGTACAGTCGAACCTTTCCGGCTCGACCGTCGTGGAAAAGAACCTCGACCGCTACACCGTGGTTATGGTTATCATCTGGCTTGCATGCATCGTGGGTCTAAACCTGATCCAAGCATACGCCTAG
- a CDS encoding quinone oxidoreductase family protein, translating into MHAIQVTETGGPEVLRYTEVPAPTPNDDEVLVDVIMAGVNYIDTYYREGIYNAATPFIPGFEGTGRVVHDPKGEIAEGTMVAWNQAFGSYAEQVCVPREGLVAVPDDFQPEVAASMLMQGITAHYLAHGVYQLGEGASCLITAGAGGVGQILTQMASSLGATVYTVVSTDEKEELSYAAGADKVFRYGDGLAEQVRRYNGDRGVDVVYDGVGKATFHESLEAVRPRGTIALFGAASGPVEPIDPQLLNKHGSIFLTRPTIGAWTAQEGEFQMRAQAVVQAVIDGDLSFNVTASYLLEDAAAAHRDLQERKTTGSIVLRVQAGDKA; encoded by the coding sequence ATGCACGCAATTCAGGTCACAGAAACCGGCGGACCAGAAGTACTTCGCTATACCGAAGTTCCTGCCCCCACGCCTAATGACGACGAGGTTTTGGTGGACGTCATCATGGCTGGCGTCAACTACATCGATACCTATTATCGTGAGGGTATCTATAACGCGGCCACCCCGTTCATTCCCGGATTCGAAGGCACCGGACGCGTTGTCCACGACCCCAAGGGGGAAATTGCCGAGGGCACAATGGTGGCCTGGAACCAGGCTTTTGGCTCCTACGCCGAACAGGTCTGCGTCCCACGCGAGGGACTTGTGGCGGTCCCGGATGATTTCCAGCCAGAAGTCGCTGCCTCTATGTTGATGCAGGGAATTACCGCACACTATTTGGCGCATGGCGTTTATCAACTGGGTGAAGGAGCTTCCTGCCTGATTACTGCCGGTGCCGGCGGTGTAGGCCAGATCCTCACCCAAATGGCATCGTCGCTCGGCGCTACCGTTTATACGGTGGTCTCCACGGACGAAAAGGAGGAACTCTCCTACGCAGCCGGTGCGGATAAGGTATTTCGCTATGGCGACGGACTCGCCGAGCAGGTCCGTCGCTACAACGGTGATAGGGGTGTTGACGTGGTTTACGACGGCGTCGGCAAGGCTACCTTCCACGAGTCACTCGAAGCAGTACGCCCCCGTGGCACCATCGCTCTATTCGGCGCCGCCTCTGGCCCAGTTGAGCCTATCGACCCGCAGCTGCTAAACAAGCATGGGTCTATCTTTCTCACCCGGCCTACCATCGGCGCATGGACAGCCCAAGAAGGCGAGTTCCAAATGCGTGCCCAGGCGGTCGTCCAAGCTGTTATCGATGGCGATTTGAGCTTCAACGTCACGGCCTCCTACCTACTGGAAGATGCCGCTGCGGCTCACCGCGATCTCCAAGAGCGCAAGACTACCGGTTCCATCGTGCTGCGCGTCCAAGCTGGCGATAAAGCCTAA
- the pgl gene encoding 6-phosphogluconolactonase, with product MVALHRVSDVDDLISQAALKFIDTVARIQAAGGGLHHDGIARVVLTGGSAGIGVLHELARLDFAAQQQGENFPAQRIDWARVHVFFGDERNVPVTDADSNEGQARAALLNHVDIPDQNIHGFDLGAVSMEAAASAYEPELKEFAPNGFDLHLLGMGEEGHINSLFPHSSAIREQEELAVPVHDSPKPPSERITLTLPAVNRSERIWLLVAGEAKAEAAKHVVEGADPEEWPAAGAHGRAETILFLADDAVSEL from the coding sequence ATGGTAGCTCTTCACCGCGTAAGCGATGTGGATGACCTTATCTCACAGGCCGCACTCAAATTCATCGATACCGTAGCCCGCATTCAGGCGGCAGGTGGCGGCCTCCACCACGATGGCATTGCGCGTGTTGTCCTCACCGGTGGCAGTGCAGGAATCGGGGTTCTCCATGAGCTTGCTCGGTTGGATTTTGCGGCACAGCAACAGGGTGAAAACTTCCCCGCGCAGCGAATCGATTGGGCGCGCGTACACGTATTCTTTGGTGATGAGCGCAATGTGCCCGTGACAGATGCCGATTCTAATGAGGGCCAAGCCCGTGCCGCCCTGCTTAACCACGTGGATATTCCGGATCAAAACATTCACGGCTTTGATCTAGGCGCGGTTTCCATGGAAGCTGCGGCAAGTGCTTATGAACCGGAGCTGAAAGAGTTTGCTCCTAACGGATTCGATCTGCACTTGCTAGGTATGGGAGAAGAGGGCCATATCAATTCTTTGTTCCCTCACTCTTCCGCCATCCGGGAGCAGGAGGAATTAGCTGTTCCGGTGCATGATTCCCCCAAGCCCCCGAGCGAACGAATCACGCTTACCCTTCCCGCGGTTAACCGATCCGAACGCATCTGGCTCCTTGTGGCTGGCGAGGCCAAGGCAGAAGCAGCCAAGCACGTCGTAGAGGGCGCGGATCCAGAAGAATGGCCGGCTGCTGGTGCCCACGGACGAGCAGAAACCATCCTTTTCCTAGCGGATGACGCTGTGTCCGAGTTATAA
- the zwf gene encoding glucose-6-phosphate dehydrogenase, whose product MTNSAAWVNPLRNASDKRLPRIAGPAGMVIFGVTGDLAYKKLLPAIYDLASRGLLPAGFTLVGYGRRNWDKVAFCDYVRSAVIAGSRTEFNEDVWQHLSQGIEFVQGSFDDAGFDRLSARLGELDRERGTGSNWAYYLSVPPDFFSNICHQLERVGMANSVEDSWRRVIIEKPFGHDQESARKLNEIVNAVFPESAVFRIDHYLGKETVQNIMALRFANQIFEPMWNAHYIDHVQITMAEDIGLGGRAGYYDGIGAARDVIQNHLLQLLALVAMEEPSSFEPEALQAEKVKVLRATHAVHPLNKTTARGQYSAGWQGSEFVKGLREEEGFDPESTTETYAACTLEVNSRRWGGVPFYLRTGKRLGRRVTEIALVFKAAPNQPFIDGQTDALGRNAVVIRVQPDEGVTMRFGSKVPGSTMEVRDVNMDFAYAEAFTEESPEAYERLILDALLDESSLFPTNEEVELSWSILDPIIDYWSEAGQPEEYRAGTWGPESADRMLRRRGHSWRRP is encoded by the coding sequence GTGACCAACTCAGCCGCTTGGGTCAACCCCTTGCGCAATGCCAGCGACAAGCGATTGCCGCGAATCGCAGGACCCGCGGGCATGGTCATCTTCGGCGTTACCGGTGACCTAGCATATAAAAAGCTACTGCCCGCAATCTACGACCTAGCGAGCCGTGGCCTCCTACCCGCTGGCTTTACCCTTGTGGGTTATGGTCGCCGTAACTGGGACAAGGTCGCATTCTGCGACTACGTTCGCTCAGCCGTCATCGCTGGCTCACGTACCGAGTTCAATGAAGATGTCTGGCAGCATTTATCCCAGGGAATCGAATTTGTGCAAGGCTCTTTCGACGATGCTGGATTCGATCGCCTCTCGGCGCGTTTGGGCGAGCTAGATCGCGAGCGCGGCACCGGCAGCAACTGGGCATACTACCTTTCGGTTCCCCCGGATTTCTTCTCCAATATCTGCCACCAGCTGGAGCGGGTGGGCATGGCCAACTCCGTCGAGGACTCGTGGCGGCGAGTAATCATTGAGAAGCCCTTCGGCCACGATCAAGAGTCTGCCCGCAAGCTCAATGAGATTGTCAACGCCGTCTTCCCCGAGTCCGCGGTCTTCCGCATTGACCATTATTTGGGCAAAGAAACGGTGCAAAACATCATGGCTTTGCGCTTTGCGAATCAAATTTTTGAACCCATGTGGAACGCCCACTACATCGATCACGTCCAAATCACCATGGCCGAAGATATTGGCCTTGGCGGCCGCGCTGGCTATTATGACGGCATCGGTGCGGCTCGAGATGTCATCCAGAACCACCTGCTGCAGCTTTTGGCTCTAGTTGCGATGGAAGAACCGTCCTCCTTCGAGCCTGAGGCCCTGCAGGCAGAAAAGGTCAAGGTGCTGCGCGCTACCCACGCCGTGCACCCACTCAATAAAACGACTGCTCGCGGCCAGTACTCCGCCGGCTGGCAAGGCTCCGAGTTTGTCAAGGGCTTGCGCGAAGAAGAAGGCTTCGACCCAGAGTCCACGACGGAGACCTATGCAGCCTGCACCTTGGAAGTAAACTCCCGCCGCTGGGGAGGAGTACCCTTTTACCTGCGCACGGGCAAGCGCTTGGGCCGCCGCGTGACCGAGATTGCGCTGGTATTCAAGGCAGCGCCAAATCAACCATTCATCGACGGCCAGACCGATGCGCTGGGACGAAACGCCGTAGTCATCCGCGTGCAGCCGGATGAAGGTGTCACCATGCGCTTTGGTTCCAAGGTGCCCGGCTCCACCATGGAGGTCCGCGACGTCAATATGGACTTTGCTTATGCTGAGGCCTTTACCGAGGAATCTCCGGAAGCATACGAGCGCCTGATTTTGGATGCCCTCCTCGATGAGTCCTCGCTCTTCCCCACCAACGAAGAGGTGGAACTTTCCTGGTCGATTTTGGATCCCATTATCGATTACTGGTCCGAAGCAGGTCAACCGGAGGAATACCGCGCTGGCACGTGGGGCCCAGAATCCGCCGATAGAATGTTGCGCCGCCGGGGGCACTCCTGGCGCCGCCCATAG